The proteins below come from a single Rosa rugosa chromosome 2, drRosRugo1.1, whole genome shotgun sequence genomic window:
- the LOC133732311 gene encoding NAC domain-containing protein 90-like — protein MDQALTTGFRFYPTEEELVSFYLLNKLESKHQDSIRRVIPDLDIYSIEPWELPKYAAELCRGDTEQWFFFTPRQQREVQGGRPNRTTASGYWKATGSPGYVYSSDNRVIGVKKTMVFYKGKAPTGRKTKWKMNEYRAIEETAAPSATTSNSASTAIIPKLRHEFRLCRVYIVSGSSRAFDRRPLEGSGDASHRRSDLTGASASSSHQAAMVAEKTSSSSDTHSNSGDLADFQAENNNDWEMNDDLQQPLWEWEQLNLL, from the exons ATGGATCAAGCACTCACAACAGGCTTTCGTTTCTACCCAACTGAAGAAGAACTCGTCTCTTTCTACCTCCTCAACAAGCTCGAATCCAAGCACCAAGACAGCATTCGCCGCGTCATTCCAGACCTTGACATTTACAGCATCGAGCCATGGGAGCTCCCAA AGTATGCAGCGGAGCTGTGCCGTGGAGACACCGAGCAGTGGTTCTTCTTTACGCCGAGGCAGCAACGAGAAGTGCAAGGTGGGAGACCTAACCGGACTACGGCTTCCGGCTACTGGAAGGCAACTGGCTCGCCTGGCTATGTTTACTCCTCGGATAATCGGGTCATTGGAGTGAAGAAAACCATGGTTTTCTACAAAGGGAAAGCTCCGACGGGAAGAAAGACCAAGTGGAAGATGAATGAGTACAGAGCCATTGAAGAAACAGCAGCTCCCTCAGCTACCACTAGTAATAGTGCTAGTACTGCTATCATTCCCAAG TTGAGGCATGAATTCCGACTGTGCCGGGTGTACATAGTATCGGGGAGTTCTCGAGCATTTGACAGGCGCCCGCTGGAAGGAAGCGGAGACGCATCACATCGACGAAGTGATTTAACGGGGGCAAGTGCTTCTTCATCTCACCAGGCAGCAATGGTAGCAGAGAAAACAAGCTCATCGTCGGATACTCATTCAAATTCAGGAGACCTAGCTGATTTCCAAGCAGAGAATAATAATGATTGGGAAATGAATGATGATCTTCAACAACCTCTATGGGAATGGGAGCAGCTAAACTTACTCTGA